In Rhodanobacter humi, the following are encoded in one genomic region:
- the tssF gene encoding type VI secretion system baseplate subunit TssF produces the protein MDPRLLRYYNRELQHVREMGGEFAREYPKIAGRLGLEGFECADPYVERLLEGFAFLAARIQLKLDAQHPVFTQHLLEMIYPHYLAPVPSMAVVQLNPDIKESALATGPVVARQTALRGLTGHDERTACEYRTAHDVALWPLELAEAKYFETPAALAAAGVPLPANKTVRAGLRLKFTVTAGAQANMLALDELPLFIAGTDELPKRLYEQLLGNAVGYLVRTPGAGGLVSEFFDGSCIRDKGFADDEALLPYTDRSFSGYRLLQEYFACPERFLFAVFTGLKPVLARSSACEFEIVTLFDRSVSRLHNAVDAGNFRLFCTPAINLFPRRADRIHLQPGRTEYHILADRTRPMDFEIHSVADVEGFGDRQEPEQRFQPFYGSDERTWHSGAAAFHTIRREPRLLSARQRLHGARSSYVGSEVFIALVDANDAPYATQLRQIGMRLLCTNRDLPLQMPVGKSRTDFTLDTGAPVASIRCVAGPTKPRAPTANGETAWRLISHLQLNYVSLLGDGGEEGASALREMLTLYCDEFDAAARRQIEGIKAVGSQSVVRRIPVPGPISFGRGLEITLTCDDGAFEGTGAFLLGAVMQHFFARHVSVNSFTETVLRTLERNEVARWPARLGKRQIL, from the coding sequence ATGGACCCGCGCCTGCTCCGTTACTACAACCGCGAGCTGCAGCACGTCCGCGAGATGGGCGGCGAGTTCGCGCGCGAATACCCCAAGATCGCCGGCCGCCTCGGCCTGGAAGGCTTCGAGTGCGCCGATCCCTACGTGGAGCGGCTGCTGGAGGGTTTCGCCTTCCTTGCCGCGCGCATCCAGTTGAAATTGGACGCGCAGCACCCGGTGTTCACCCAGCATCTGCTGGAGATGATCTACCCGCATTACCTCGCACCGGTGCCTTCGATGGCGGTGGTGCAGCTGAACCCGGACATCAAGGAAAGCGCGCTGGCCACCGGTCCGGTGGTGGCGCGGCAGACCGCGCTGCGCGGGCTCACCGGTCACGACGAGCGCACCGCCTGCGAATACCGCACCGCGCACGACGTCGCGCTGTGGCCGCTGGAACTGGCCGAGGCGAAGTACTTCGAGACGCCGGCCGCGCTGGCCGCCGCGGGCGTGCCGCTGCCGGCGAACAAGACCGTACGCGCCGGCCTGCGGTTGAAGTTCACCGTCACCGCCGGCGCGCAGGCGAACATGCTGGCGCTGGACGAGCTGCCGCTGTTCATCGCCGGCACCGACGAATTGCCCAAGCGCCTGTACGAGCAGCTGCTCGGCAACGCGGTGGGTTACCTGGTGCGCACGCCGGGGGCGGGCGGGCTGGTCAGCGAGTTCTTCGACGGCAGCTGCATCCGCGACAAGGGCTTCGCCGACGACGAGGCGCTGCTGCCGTACACCGACCGCTCGTTCAGCGGCTACCGCCTGCTGCAGGAATACTTCGCCTGCCCGGAGCGCTTCCTGTTCGCGGTGTTCACCGGGCTGAAGCCGGTGCTGGCGCGCTCGTCGGCCTGCGAATTCGAGATCGTGACGCTGTTCGACCGCAGCGTGAGCCGCCTGCACAACGCGGTGGACGCGGGCAACTTCCGGCTGTTCTGCACGCCGGCGATCAACCTGTTTCCGCGCCGCGCCGACCGCATCCACCTGCAGCCGGGGCGCACCGAGTACCACATCCTCGCCGACCGCACCCGGCCGATGGATTTCGAGATCCACAGTGTCGCCGACGTGGAAGGCTTCGGCGACCGCCAGGAGCCGGAGCAGCGCTTCCAGCCGTTCTACGGCAGCGACGAGCGCACCTGGCACAGCGGCGCCGCCGCGTTCCATACCATCCGCCGCGAACCGCGCCTGCTGTCCGCGCGCCAGCGCCTGCACGGCGCGCGCTCCAGCTACGTGGGCAGCGAGGTGTTCATCGCGCTGGTCGACGCCAACGACGCACCGTATGCCACGCAGTTGCGCCAGATCGGCATGCGCCTGCTGTGCACCAACCGCGACCTGCCGCTGCAGATGCCGGTGGGCAAGTCGCGCACCGATTTCACCCTGGACACCGGCGCGCCGGTGGCCTCGATCCGCTGCGTGGCCGGTCCCACCAAGCCGCGCGCGCCGACCGCGAACGGCGAAACCGCGTGGCGGCTGATCAGCCACCTGCAGCTCAACTACGTCTCGCTGCTGGGCGACGGCGGCGAAGAGGGCGCGTCGGCGCTGCGCGAGATGCTCACGCTGTACTGCGACGAATTCGATGCCGCCGCGCGCCGCCAGATCGAGGGCATCAAGGCGGTGGGTTCGCAATCGGTGGTGCGGCGCATCCCGGTGCCGGGGCCGATCAGCTTCGGCCGCGGACTGGAGATCACGCTGACCTGCGACGACGGTGCCTTCGAAGGCACCGGCGCCTTCCTGCTCGGCGCGGTGATGCAGCACTTCTTCGCGCGGCACGTCTCGGTGAACTCCTTCACTGAAACCGTGCTGCGCACCCTGGAACGCAACGAGGTGGCCCGATGGCCGGCACGGCTCGGCAAGCGCCAGATCCTGTAG
- the tssG gene encoding type VI secretion system baseplate subunit TssG — protein sequence MAGTARQAPDPVVPARVELELALREQPQGFEFFEALRRLECAHPERPRLGESAKPAEDAVRLCHTPSLAFAPSGVERYEPAAEGRPARLHGLFFGLFGPNAPLPLHLTEYAMDRQRNAKDSTLVAFADIFHHRMLSLFYRAWASAQPTVQLDRPDEDRFRLYMGALVGLSTRGLEARDALPDQYKRFFAGRLVAQARNAEGLRGLLEHFFRIPVRVLEFVASWMRLPHEAHLRLGASPEVAGLGSTAVLGEYVWGSQQRFRLRLGPLTRAEFNNFLPGGEALRQLVAAVKTYVGEEKAWDVQLVLKRAEVPTTKLGQSGRMGLSTWMGEPRRDADADHVILQPVG from the coding sequence ATGGCCGGCACGGCTCGGCAAGCGCCAGATCCTGTAGTGCCGGCTCGCGTCGAGCTCGAGCTCGCGCTGCGGGAGCAGCCGCAGGGCTTCGAGTTCTTCGAGGCGCTACGCCGGCTCGAGTGCGCGCATCCGGAGCGGCCGCGGCTGGGCGAATCCGCCAAGCCGGCGGAGGATGCCGTGCGCCTGTGCCACACGCCCTCGCTGGCGTTCGCGCCAAGCGGTGTCGAACGCTACGAGCCCGCCGCCGAAGGCCGGCCGGCCCGGCTGCACGGCCTGTTCTTCGGCCTGTTCGGGCCGAACGCGCCGCTGCCGCTGCACCTCACCGAATACGCGATGGATCGCCAGCGCAACGCCAAGGATTCCACCCTGGTCGCGTTCGCCGACATCTTCCATCACCGCATGCTGAGCCTGTTCTACCGCGCCTGGGCCAGCGCGCAGCCCACCGTGCAGCTCGACCGCCCCGACGAGGACCGCTTCCGCCTGTACATGGGTGCGCTGGTGGGCTTGTCCACGCGGGGGCTGGAGGCGCGCGACGCGCTGCCCGACCAGTACAAGCGCTTCTTCGCCGGCCGCCTGGTGGCGCAGGCGCGCAATGCCGAGGGGCTGCGCGGCCTGCTGGAACATTTCTTCCGCATTCCCGTACGCGTGCTGGAGTTCGTCGCGAGCTGGATGCGCCTGCCGCACGAAGCGCACCTGCGACTGGGTGCCTCGCCCGAGGTGGCCGGCCTGGGCAGCACCGCGGTACTGGGCGAATACGTGTGGGGCTCGCAGCAGCGCTTCCGCTTGCGGCTCGGGCCGCTGACGCGCGCCGAGTTCAACAACTTCCTGCCCGGCGGCGAGGCGCTGCGCCAGCTGGTGGCGGCGGTGAAGACCTACGTGGGCGAGGAGAAGGCCTGGGACGTGCAGCTGGTGCTCAAGCGCGCCGAGGTGCCGACCACGAAGCTGGGCCAGTCCGGGCGCATGGGGCTTTCCACCTGGATGGGCGAGCCGCGCCGGGATGCCGATGCGGACCACGTGATCCTGCAGCCGGTGGGCTAG
- the tssH gene encoding type VI secretion system ATPase TssH: MAEISRSALFGKLNKLAYRGIESATVFCKLRGNPYVELVHWIHQILQLQDSDLHRIVKQFNLNPSNLARDVTDALDRLPRGSTSISDLSSDVEEAVERGWVFATLMFGEAQVRTGYLMVGVLRLRHLRNTLLGVSKEFEKIKPEALVEKFAEVVAGSPEDGQSASDGFHMGGAAPGEASGAMSPAQMGKQEALAQFTIDLTEQARSGKMDPIVGRDDEIRQLVDILMRRRQNNPMLVGEAGVGKTAVIEGFAMRIAIGDVPPPLKDVQLRVLDVGLLQAGASMKGEFENRLKQVIEEVQSSTRPIILFIDEAHTLVGAGGAAGTGDAANLLKPALARGNLRTIGATTWAEYKKHIEKDPALTRRFQTVQIDEPSEEKAILMMRGVASVMEKHHKVQILDEALEAAVKLSHRYIPARQLPDKSVSLLDTACARVAISQHAVPAEVDDTRKRIQALETELGIIAREKNVGVDVSSREEAASEKLATQKARLETLEANWVTEKALVEKVLDIRSKLRGSTAPVEGTGSALEESANQEAETKPAPVAGDAPLDGAERAAALEQLKGLQAQLAELQGEHPLILASVDQQAVGSVVSDWTGIPVGRMVKSEVETVMNLAKLMGARVIGQDHAMEMIAKRIQTSRAGLVDPNKPIGVFMLAGTSGVGKTETALALAEALYGGEQNIITINMSEFQEAHTVSTLKGAPPGYVGYGEGGVLTEAVRRKPYSVVLLDEVEKAHPDVHEIFFQVFDKGVMEDGEGRSIDFKNTLILLTTNAGTELIASMCKDPELMPEPDGMAKALREPLLKIFPPALLGRLVTIPYYPLSPEMLGKIVKLQINRIKKRVEARYKIPFEYSEDVVKLVVARCTETESGGRMIDAILTNSMLPDISRAFLTKMIAGEQIAKVQVGVTDGEFSYGFG; this comes from the coding sequence ATGGCAGAAATCAGTCGCAGCGCGCTGTTCGGCAAGCTCAACAAGCTGGCGTACCGGGGCATCGAGAGCGCCACCGTGTTCTGCAAGTTGCGCGGCAACCCGTACGTGGAGCTGGTGCACTGGATCCACCAGATCCTGCAACTGCAGGACTCGGACCTGCACCGCATCGTCAAGCAGTTCAACCTCAACCCGTCGAACCTCGCGCGCGACGTCACCGACGCGCTGGACCGGCTGCCGCGCGGTTCCACCAGCATCTCCGACCTTTCCAGCGACGTGGAGGAAGCCGTCGAGCGTGGCTGGGTGTTCGCCACCCTGATGTTCGGCGAGGCGCAGGTGCGCACCGGCTATCTCATGGTGGGCGTGCTGCGACTGCGCCATCTGCGCAATACGCTGCTCGGCGTCTCGAAGGAGTTCGAGAAGATCAAGCCCGAGGCACTGGTGGAGAAGTTCGCCGAGGTGGTGGCCGGCTCGCCCGAGGACGGCCAGAGCGCCAGCGACGGCTTCCACATGGGTGGCGCCGCACCGGGCGAGGCCAGCGGCGCGATGTCGCCCGCGCAGATGGGCAAGCAGGAGGCGTTGGCGCAATTCACCATTGACCTCACCGAGCAGGCGCGCAGCGGCAAGATGGATCCGATCGTCGGTCGCGACGACGAGATCCGTCAGCTGGTCGATATCCTGATGCGCAGGCGCCAGAACAACCCGATGCTGGTCGGCGAAGCCGGCGTGGGCAAGACCGCGGTGATCGAGGGTTTCGCCATGCGCATTGCCATCGGCGACGTGCCGCCGCCGCTGAAGGACGTGCAGTTGCGCGTGCTCGACGTCGGCCTGCTGCAGGCCGGCGCCAGCATGAAGGGCGAATTCGAAAACCGCCTGAAGCAGGTGATCGAGGAAGTGCAGTCGTCCACCAGGCCGATCATCCTGTTCATCGACGAGGCGCACACCCTGGTCGGCGCTGGCGGTGCCGCCGGCACCGGCGATGCCGCCAACCTGCTCAAGCCCGCGCTGGCGCGCGGCAACCTGCGCACGATCGGTGCCACCACCTGGGCCGAATACAAGAAGCACATCGAAAAAGACCCGGCGTTGACCCGCCGCTTCCAGACCGTGCAGATCGACGAACCCAGCGAGGAGAAGGCGATCCTGATGATGCGCGGTGTCGCCAGCGTGATGGAGAAGCACCACAAGGTGCAGATCCTCGACGAGGCGCTGGAGGCCGCGGTCAAGCTGTCGCACCGCTACATCCCAGCCCGCCAGCTGCCGGACAAGTCGGTCAGCCTGCTCGACACCGCCTGCGCCCGCGTGGCGATCAGCCAGCACGCCGTGCCGGCCGAGGTGGACGACACGCGCAAGCGCATCCAGGCGCTGGAAACCGAGCTGGGCATCATCGCCCGCGAGAAAAATGTCGGCGTGGATGTCAGCTCGCGCGAGGAAGCCGCCAGCGAGAAGCTGGCGACGCAGAAGGCGCGGCTGGAAACGCTGGAAGCGAACTGGGTGACCGAGAAGGCACTGGTCGAGAAGGTTCTCGACATCCGCTCGAAGCTGCGCGGCTCGACGGCGCCGGTCGAAGGCACCGGCAGCGCGTTGGAGGAGTCGGCCAACCAGGAGGCCGAAACCAAGCCCGCGCCGGTGGCGGGTGATGCCCCGCTGGATGGCGCCGAACGCGCGGCGGCGCTCGAGCAATTGAAGGGCCTGCAGGCGCAGCTCGCCGAACTGCAGGGCGAGCACCCGCTGATCCTTGCCTCGGTCGATCAGCAGGCGGTGGGCTCGGTGGTGTCGGACTGGACCGGCATCCCGGTCGGGCGCATGGTCAAGAGCGAAGTCGAGACGGTGATGAACCTGGCCAAGCTGATGGGCGCCCGCGTCATCGGCCAGGACCACGCAATGGAGATGATCGCCAAGCGCATCCAGACTTCGCGCGCCGGCCTGGTCGATCCGAACAAGCCGATCGGCGTCTTCATGCTCGCCGGTACCTCCGGCGTGGGCAAGACCGAAACCGCACTGGCGCTGGCCGAAGCTTTGTACGGCGGCGAGCAGAACATCATCACCATCAATATGAGCGAGTTCCAGGAAGCGCATACCGTTTCCACGCTCAAGGGCGCGCCTCCCGGCTACGTCGGCTACGGCGAGGGCGGCGTGCTCACCGAAGCCGTGCGGCGCAAGCCGTACTCCGTGGTGCTGCTGGACGAAGTCGAGAAGGCCCATCCCGACGTCCACGAGATCTTCTTCCAGGTCTTCGACAAGGGCGTGATGGAGGACGGCGAAGGCCGCAGCATCGACTTCAAGAACACCTTGATCCTGCTCACCACCAATGCCGGTACCGAGCTCATCGCCAGCATGTGCAAGGACCCGGAACTGATGCCCGAGCCCGACGGCATGGCCAAGGCCTTGCGCGAGCCGCTGCTGAAGATCTTCCCGCCCGCCTTGCTTGGACGCTTGGTCACCATCCCGTACTACCCGCTCAGCCCTGAAATGCTGGGCAAGATCGTCAAGCTGCAGATCAACCGCATCAAGAAGCGCGTCGAGGCGCGCTACAAGATCCCGTTCGAGTACAGCGAGGACGTGGTGAAGCTGGTGGTCGCGCGCTGCACCGAGACGGAATCGGGCGGGCGCATGATCGATGCGATTCTGACCAACTCGATGCTGCCGGATATTTCGCGGGCGTTTTTGACGAAGATGATTGCGGGTGAGCAGATTGCGAAGGTGCAGGTGGGGGTGACGGACGGGGAGTTTTCGTATGGGTTTGGGTGA
- a CDS encoding PAAR domain-containing protein, translated as MQPAARLTDMHVCPMVTPGVPPIPHVGGPIVSPGAPTVLIGGLPAARLGDMAVCVGPPDSIVMGSPTVLIGGQPAARLGDSCAHGGTIVLGCFTVLIA; from the coding sequence ATGCAACCCGCCGCCCGCCTTACCGACATGCATGTCTGCCCGATGGTCACACCGGGGGTCCCACCCATTCCGCACGTGGGCGGGCCTATCGTGTCGCCCGGAGCACCCACCGTGTTGATCGGTGGCCTGCCAGCGGCACGCTTGGGCGACATGGCGGTGTGCGTAGGTCCGCCGGACAGCATCGTCATGGGCTCGCCCACGGTGCTGATCGGCGGGCAGCCCGCCGCGCGGCTGGGTGATTCCTGTGCGCACGGCGGCACGATCGTGCTGGGCTGCTTCACCGTGCTGATCGCGTGA